Proteins encoded by one window of Salmonirosea aquatica:
- a CDS encoding DUF5009 domain-containing protein — protein MTQTKRILSIDIMRGLTLFLMLFVNDLYIPGVPQWLGHVAQGVDGMGLADWVFPGFLFMMGVSIPLAFKAREKKNETTLQLLAHIVIRTVSLLIIGVFMVNASENFNAELTGINKTVWIVSGYVAVFLIWNNYPEGSKLRYLKYVGIALLIFLAVVFRGGTAENPTFIRTSWWGILGLIGWGYFAAAITYLCFKDNLTATVLVLTTFLGLNIASGLGLTDFLNPLKPIVGVILDGNIPLIVISGLVVGILLKKFQHTPSTLLKYLLGMAVISFVLAAVLHRWFIISKIGGTSTWAMLCTGISLLLFALLFYVIDVKNKVGLLSVFKPAGQNSLGTYLAPDIIYYLLWALPFQVLLYKQDDSPWLAVLGSVVWAFSMIAFAALLAKINIRLKL, from the coding sequence ATGACCCAAACCAAACGAATTTTATCCATCGACATCATGAGAGGGCTGACCCTCTTTTTGATGCTGTTCGTCAATGATTTGTATATTCCCGGCGTCCCCCAATGGCTGGGACATGTGGCACAAGGCGTAGACGGCATGGGTTTAGCCGACTGGGTGTTTCCCGGTTTCCTGTTTATGATGGGGGTATCCATTCCGCTGGCTTTCAAGGCACGGGAAAAGAAAAACGAAACTACCCTACAGTTGCTTGCTCACATTGTCATCAGAACGGTGAGCCTGTTGATTATCGGCGTTTTTATGGTCAACGCCTCCGAAAACTTCAACGCCGAACTCACCGGAATCAACAAAACGGTCTGGATCGTCTCCGGCTACGTGGCGGTCTTTCTGATCTGGAACAACTACCCCGAAGGCAGCAAACTCCGTTACTTGAAGTACGTGGGCATCGCGCTGCTCATTTTTCTGGCGGTCGTATTCCGGGGCGGCACCGCCGAAAATCCGACCTTCATCCGGACAAGTTGGTGGGGCATCTTAGGCCTGATCGGTTGGGGGTACTTTGCGGCAGCCATCACGTATCTGTGCTTCAAAGATAATCTTACGGCTACGGTACTGGTACTGACAACCTTCCTAGGGTTGAATATAGCTTCTGGCTTAGGTCTAACCGATTTTTTGAATCCGTTGAAGCCAATAGTTGGCGTGATTCTGGACGGAAACATTCCTTTGATTGTGATCTCCGGCCTAGTCGTGGGGATTCTGTTGAAGAAATTTCAACACACTCCATCGACCCTGCTGAAGTACCTCCTGGGGATGGCCGTGATCAGTTTTGTATTGGCGGCCGTGCTGCATCGGTGGTTTATCATTTCCAAGATTGGGGGTACTTCTACTTGGGCCATGCTTTGTACCGGCATAAGTCTGCTGCTTTTCGCCCTGCTTTTTTATGTGATTGACGTAAAAAATAAGGTGGGTCTGCTGTCAGTTTTCAAACCGGCGGGTCAAAACTCACTGGGTACCTATCTGGCGCCCGATATAATCTACTACCTGCTTTGGGCTTTACCCTTTCAGGTGTTACTTTACAAACAGGATGACTCGCCCTGGCTGGCGGTCCTCGGTTCGGTCGTGTGGGCGTTTAGTATGATTGCCTTTGCCGCCTTACTAGCCAAAATAAACATTCGCTTAAAATTATGA
- a CDS encoding type II toxin-antitoxin system VapC family toxin has product MRFRLIEIAQLYETKPKDFNLNIPLSTFLYQGLTELEVQILIITPEHAQRYYEIQPVENHKDPFDRTIIAQAASTGFTVLSDDSKFPLYPITVISNYD; this is encoded by the coding sequence GTGCGATTTCGCTTAATAGAAATAGCGCAACTGTATGAGACAAAGCCCAAGGATTTCAATTTAAATATTCCTTTATCTACTTTCCTATATCAAGGTCTAACCGAATTAGAGGTACAGATCTTGATTATTACGCCTGAACACGCTCAGCGTTACTACGAAATTCAACCGGTTGAAAATCACAAAGACCCGTTCGATCGAACCATCATTGCCCAAGCTGCCAGCACGGGCTTTACGGTTTTGTCAGATGATAGCAAGTTTCCGCTGTATCCCATTACGGTCATTTCCAACTACGACTGA
- a CDS encoding oxygenase MpaB family protein, whose translation MSMEFFVNKHSIVRQIWGKSDTILFIFAGASAEFALSKAVDWLYFTGRLPSDPLGRLFSTVSYARVIVFSERQAALRAIDTMAAIHAGVEAKRGMSIPDWAYRDVLFMLIDYSIRSFEVLERQLSKVEKQEVFDVFYRVGSRMALKDLPLTFDAWETMRHEHLHQNLQHSHYTADLFSQYRKHLGAVRYRLLLEAQILVVPPRVRQLLGFRKISLLNPLLGVYKLSRNMKVDWLMKSLILPPKYKDVIRALDQVPAG comes from the coding sequence ATGAGCATGGAATTTTTCGTCAATAAGCACTCGATCGTGCGGCAGATCTGGGGGAAGAGTGATACCATCCTTTTCATATTTGCCGGAGCATCGGCCGAGTTTGCACTCAGCAAGGCCGTAGACTGGCTTTACTTTACCGGACGCCTACCCAGCGATCCCCTGGGCAGGCTTTTCTCGACGGTTTCGTACGCCCGGGTTATTGTGTTTTCTGAGCGACAAGCCGCCCTGCGCGCGATCGATACCATGGCGGCCATCCATGCCGGCGTAGAAGCAAAGCGCGGGATGAGCATACCCGACTGGGCCTACCGGGATGTGCTCTTCATGCTCATCGACTACTCGATCCGGTCGTTTGAAGTGCTGGAACGGCAACTGAGCAAGGTCGAGAAGCAGGAAGTCTTCGATGTCTTCTACAGGGTAGGTAGCCGCATGGCGTTAAAGGATCTCCCCCTAACTTTCGACGCCTGGGAAACTATGCGCCACGAACATCTGCACCAGAACCTACAGCACAGCCACTACACGGCTGATCTGTTCAGCCAGTACCGAAAACATCTGGGCGCGGTGCGTTACAGGCTTTTGCTGGAAGCACAGATTCTGGTGGTACCGCCAAGGGTGCGCCAGTTACTCGGCTTCCGGAAAATCTCCCTCTTAAACCCTCTGCTTGGCGTTTATAAATTGAGCAGAAACATGAAAGTCGATTGGCTGATGAAATCCCTGATCCTGCCCCCAAAATACAAGGATGTAATCCGGGCCCTGGATCAGGTACCTGCTGGATAG
- a CDS encoding aldo/keto reductase gives MQKRTLGTSGLEVSALGLGCMGLSFGYGPATEKQEAIKLIRTAFEQGITFFDTAEVYGPFTNEELLGEAVASFRDQVVLATKFGFRLENGKSTGVDSRPENIRAVAEASLLRLKTDIIDLFYQHRVDPNVPIEEVAGAVKDLIQEGKVKHFGLSEAGVGTIRRAHAIQPVAALQSEYSLWWREPEQEILPTLEELGIGFVPFSPLGRGFLTGKIDASTSFDKTDFRNTVPRFSEENRKSNQALVDLLGRMAEEKGATGTTATPAQIALAWLLAQKPWIVPIPGTTKVHRLEENMGSVHITLNAGDLHAIDEALAKIDIQGERYPEQAQKMIDR, from the coding sequence ATGCAAAAGCGAACATTAGGTACCAGCGGCCTAGAAGTATCGGCGCTGGGTTTGGGTTGTATGGGACTTAGCTTTGGCTACGGTCCTGCTACCGAAAAGCAAGAGGCGATAAAGCTCATTCGGACGGCTTTTGAACAGGGCATTACCTTTTTTGATACCGCTGAAGTCTACGGACCTTTCACTAACGAAGAGCTGCTCGGCGAAGCGGTGGCCTCCTTCCGGGATCAGGTAGTTTTGGCTACTAAGTTTGGATTCAGACTGGAAAATGGAAAATCAACGGGTGTGGATAGCCGACCCGAAAACATAAGAGCCGTGGCCGAAGCCTCTCTATTACGCTTGAAAACCGACATCATTGACCTATTCTACCAGCACCGGGTAGATCCCAATGTACCGATTGAAGAAGTAGCCGGGGCCGTGAAGGATTTGATTCAGGAAGGCAAGGTCAAGCACTTTGGGTTGTCCGAAGCCGGTGTCGGCACCATCCGCCGGGCCCACGCGATTCAGCCTGTTGCGGCCCTGCAGAGCGAGTACTCGCTCTGGTGGCGGGAACCCGAACAAGAGATACTACCAACGCTGGAAGAGCTGGGCATTGGCTTTGTGCCCTTCAGCCCGTTGGGCAGAGGCTTCCTGACCGGGAAAATCGACGCCAGTACCTCCTTCGACAAAACCGATTTCCGCAACACCGTACCCCGTTTCTCGGAGGAAAACCGGAAATCTAACCAAGCATTGGTAGATTTGCTGGGCAGAATGGCCGAAGAAAAAGGAGCCACCGGAACCACGGCCACCCCCGCCCAGATAGCCCTCGCCTGGCTGCTGGCGCAAAAGCCTTGGATCGTGCCGATTCCGGGTACCACCAAGGTACACCGCCTGGAAGAAAATATGGGTTCCGTTCATATTACCCTTAATGCAGGTGACCTCCATGCCATCGATGAGGCTCTGGCAAAGATTGATATACAGGGAGAGCGTTATCCCGAGCAGGCGCAAAAAATGATTGACCGGTAG
- a CDS encoding DUF433 domain-containing protein, producing MEYIADRITIDPDLCNGKPTIRGIRITVQTVLGYLSAADSKEDILEAYPSLEPEDIDACLKFAAKLMEKHYDICQTA from the coding sequence ATGGAATACATCGCTGACCGGATTACTATTGATCCAGACTTATGTAATGGTAAGCCCACCATAAGAGGTATCCGAATTACGGTGCAAACAGTTCTGGGATACCTGAGCGCGGCTGACAGCAAGGAAGACATACTCGAAGCATACCCTTCGCTGGAGCCCGAAGATATCGACGCCTGCCTGAAATTTGCCGCGAAGCTTATGGAGAAACATTACGATATTTGTCAGACTGCATGA
- a CDS encoding alpha-2-macroglobulin family protein, translating to MPKPLASALSLLFLLTVAACSSFNEVHLVGKNFTDEVQLSQNLVFTFNKDLVQESRLGIWDSTQYVRFSPAVRGKFKWTAPNELVFSPVAALAPATNYKAELTDELLTHVEKDKKYDVDDEDVDFHTPYLQLMDLQSWWTRSTESSRPEARLRLTFNYPVEPQAVAERLKLSLRDKSTTFRVLPSSDGRNVTVALTQTGTADDNPIPMTVQIDKGLKIRDNDYTTPEPLERAVSLPSPLHLEVADVQTGFENNQAFVRVVTTQELTPESINTGYGLDPALATKTEATENGFTLRGDFNETDTYVLKLTTNLKGTLGPSLEEEVSRDLFFGKMPAGISFTHKKAVYLTPKGARNIGVQIVNVPKVQVKIAKVYENNILSYVRNNRYENYDYVGDEWAQTGTYNYSDDDQNFYSDVVVNKIVDTENLPHQKGISALNVALPDDNGRKGVYLVSVHSKEEAYLGSTKLVAISDIGLVAKEGQDEVWVFANSIKTTEPLKGVEITLVSSNNQSVYTLETDGDGVAHFEKLSEKAPGFKMAMITARTKEDFNYLLFEDTRVETSRYEVEGHRDNPAGLMAFIYGERDMYRPGETLHFNTVLRTQRWETPNEIPLKIKLVTPNGREYRTWRKTTNAQGAVETEVTVEASALTGTYQLEVYNANDLLLASQPVSVEEFMPDRIKVTLSGAKPQYKAGETVALTATAVNLFGPPAAGRNYEMAIQWSRKAFSAPDFPAFSFDIPAETTFEREQRQGVTDAQGQATERIPIPAQYKDIGLLEGKVYVTVFDENGRPVNRLQRFDVLTQNTLFGIRLPSYYVSTNAPIPVEIIGVNSQGTLQKNVAAQVEVVRIEYQTVVEKQNEQLRYTSRKREKMVYSNTLNLGNGKGTFRYVPTVSGEYEVRVRRPGAEHYAATNFYAYGYGSTEYSSFEVSTEGRVLMETDKEKYQVGDKAKILFKTPFDGRLLVTIERNHLLEHHVLNTEKKAAELTLALKEEHLPNVYITATLIRPLDASDLPLTVAHGFAPITVAAPDRTLPVTITAATQSRSKKKQQIRVKTAANAQVTVSVVDEGILQIKNFRTPDIHGYFYQKRALEVVSHDLYAFLFPELTFSTTSSVGGDGYDLERRINPLSNGRTELVTFWSGILTTNGSGEANFDIAIPQFSGDLRVMAVAYKDDAFGSASANMKVADPVVISTGAPRFLSPNDELLLPVNVSNTEKKAATMTISLQTSGPLAAGDKSVQRLTIPAGQEARALFSVKAGSGIGQGKITVKVGAFGETFVQETNLTVRPASPLLKTSQSGVIAAGQTGTVDLNHSYLPGTARAQVTFSRSPLVQGGGKALSTLLGYPYGCLEQTLSKAFPQIYFADLTKAMAAPVYLVRNGESDFNPATNVQQAIRKTETQQLYNGGLAMWPGASREDWWVTAYAVHFLEEAHRAGFEVNGATMSRAIEYLTAKTGTTATEEVPVATEDGSTIKAVKAQRESLYSLYVLSLVGQPNRPAMNYYKQNPNLLTPDARYLLAGAFQLIGDSRSFAALLPARYENDNAPDTFGGSYASPLRNLGLVLNTLLETAPDNNQIIPLARQLSQAVVSASYLNTQEAGFAVLALGKLAQRTSGSTVTATVASKGKQLATFDGKELSLAKDILNQKLTVKTQGKGDLYWFSQTEGQSATGTYVEEDNGLRVRRQYLTRNGSSAGSIKQNDLIVVKVSVASTSGLPIENVVVTDLLPAAFEIENPRLTEPRDMPWIKNAATPDYFDIRDDRIHFFTTATAREQTFYYQVRVISKGTFTVGPVGADAMYQGEYRSYSGGGKVTVQ from the coding sequence ATGCCCAAACCCCTCGCCTCCGCTTTATCTTTACTGTTTCTCTTAACGGTCGCAGCCTGCTCCTCCTTCAACGAAGTCCATCTCGTGGGCAAGAACTTCACCGACGAAGTGCAGCTTTCGCAGAACCTGGTTTTTACGTTTAATAAAGATCTGGTGCAGGAAAGCCGCCTGGGGATCTGGGATTCCACGCAGTACGTCAGGTTCTCGCCCGCCGTGCGGGGCAAGTTCAAATGGACGGCCCCGAACGAACTGGTTTTTTCGCCCGTAGCGGCACTCGCCCCGGCGACGAACTATAAAGCAGAACTGACGGATGAATTGCTCACTCATGTTGAGAAAGATAAAAAATATGACGTAGACGACGAGGACGTCGATTTTCATACTCCCTACCTCCAGCTCATGGATCTCCAAAGCTGGTGGACGCGCTCGACGGAGAGTAGTCGCCCCGAGGCGCGGCTGCGGCTGACGTTTAATTATCCCGTGGAGCCGCAGGCGGTGGCGGAGCGACTGAAACTAAGTCTGCGCGACAAATCCACGACCTTCCGCGTGCTACCCTCGTCTGACGGCCGGAACGTGACCGTGGCCCTCACTCAAACAGGTACGGCCGACGACAATCCGATTCCGATGACGGTACAGATTGACAAGGGATTAAAGATCCGGGATAACGACTATACAACACCCGAGCCGCTGGAACGCGCCGTGAGCCTACCCTCGCCGCTGCACCTGGAAGTGGCCGACGTGCAGACAGGCTTCGAGAATAACCAAGCTTTTGTCCGCGTGGTGACCACTCAGGAACTTACTCCCGAAAGCATCAATACAGGCTACGGTCTCGACCCGGCGCTTGCGACCAAAACCGAAGCTACCGAAAATGGCTTTACGCTGCGCGGCGATTTTAACGAGACGGATACCTACGTTTTGAAACTGACCACCAATCTGAAAGGTACCCTCGGGCCATCGTTGGAAGAGGAGGTTTCGCGTGACTTGTTTTTTGGCAAAATGCCCGCCGGGATTTCTTTTACCCATAAAAAAGCGGTGTATCTTACGCCCAAAGGAGCCAGGAATATCGGCGTACAGATCGTGAACGTGCCTAAGGTACAGGTCAAAATTGCCAAGGTGTATGAGAATAATATCCTGAGCTACGTCCGTAATAATCGCTACGAAAATTACGACTATGTAGGCGACGAATGGGCGCAGACGGGTACCTACAATTACAGCGATGATGACCAGAACTTTTACAGTGATGTCGTCGTCAATAAAATCGTCGATACCGAAAATCTGCCCCACCAGAAGGGGATTTCGGCGCTGAACGTCGCCCTTCCCGATGACAATGGCCGTAAGGGCGTGTATCTGGTGTCAGTGCATTCCAAAGAAGAAGCCTACCTGGGATCGACGAAACTCGTGGCAATTTCAGACATTGGTTTGGTGGCTAAGGAAGGGCAGGATGAGGTCTGGGTTTTTGCCAATTCCATCAAAACCACCGAGCCGCTGAAAGGCGTGGAAATCACACTCGTGAGCAGCAACAACCAGTCGGTCTACACCCTCGAAACGGATGGTGACGGCGTGGCGCACTTCGAGAAGCTGAGCGAGAAAGCCCCCGGCTTCAAGATGGCGATGATCACGGCCCGCACGAAAGAGGATTTCAACTATCTGTTGTTTGAAGATACCCGCGTCGAAACCTCTCGCTATGAGGTGGAGGGCCACCGCGACAATCCCGCCGGCCTGATGGCGTTCATCTACGGCGAGCGCGACATGTACCGCCCCGGCGAAACCCTCCATTTCAATACAGTGCTGCGAACGCAGCGCTGGGAAACACCCAACGAAATTCCCCTCAAAATAAAACTTGTCACGCCCAACGGTCGCGAGTACCGTACCTGGCGTAAAACCACTAACGCCCAGGGCGCGGTCGAAACGGAAGTGACCGTGGAAGCTTCGGCGCTGACGGGTACCTACCAGCTGGAAGTCTACAACGCCAACGACCTGCTGCTGGCGTCGCAGCCCGTGAGCGTGGAGGAATTCATGCCCGATCGCATCAAGGTAACTTTGAGCGGGGCCAAACCCCAGTACAAAGCCGGCGAAACCGTCGCGCTAACGGCCACCGCCGTGAATCTTTTCGGTCCGCCCGCCGCGGGTCGCAACTACGAAATGGCCATTCAGTGGAGTCGGAAAGCATTTTCCGCTCCTGATTTTCCCGCGTTCAGCTTTGACATACCCGCCGAAACCACCTTCGAGCGCGAGCAGCGGCAGGGAGTCACCGATGCGCAGGGGCAAGCCACCGAGCGCATTCCTATTCCGGCGCAATATAAGGACATCGGCCTGCTGGAAGGCAAAGTGTACGTGACCGTCTTCGACGAAAACGGGCGACCCGTCAACCGTCTGCAACGCTTCGACGTACTCACGCAGAACACGCTGTTCGGTATCCGGCTGCCCAGTTACTACGTCAGTACAAATGCCCCCATTCCGGTGGAAATCATCGGGGTTAATAGCCAGGGTACCCTACAGAAAAACGTCGCCGCACAGGTGGAGGTTGTCCGTATCGAGTACCAGACGGTGGTCGAAAAGCAGAACGAACAACTGCGCTACACTTCGCGCAAGCGGGAGAAAATGGTATATTCCAATACCCTCAACTTGGGTAACGGCAAAGGTACCTTCCGATACGTGCCAACCGTTTCGGGCGAGTACGAAGTGCGGGTGCGGCGTCCGGGGGCCGAACACTATGCGGCCACGAATTTCTACGCCTATGGCTACGGCTCCACGGAGTATTCGTCTTTCGAGGTGAGTACCGAGGGCCGGGTGTTGATGGAGACCGATAAGGAAAAGTACCAGGTGGGCGACAAGGCCAAAATTTTGTTCAAAACGCCCTTCGATGGTCGCTTGCTGGTGACCATCGAGCGAAACCACCTACTGGAACATCACGTACTGAACACCGAGAAGAAAGCCGCCGAACTGACGCTCGCGCTCAAAGAGGAGCATTTGCCCAACGTCTACATCACGGCCACGCTTATCCGTCCGCTCGATGCGTCGGACTTGCCGCTGACGGTAGCGCACGGCTTCGCGCCTATTACCGTCGCCGCGCCTGACCGTACCCTGCCCGTAACGATTACCGCCGCCACCCAGTCACGATCCAAGAAAAAACAGCAGATCCGAGTCAAAACCGCGGCCAACGCACAGGTGACGGTGTCGGTGGTGGATGAGGGGATTTTACAGATCAAGAATTTCCGCACGCCCGACATCCACGGCTATTTTTACCAGAAACGTGCCCTCGAAGTCGTCAGCCACGATTTGTATGCCTTTCTTTTTCCTGAACTCACTTTCTCGACCACGTCCAGCGTGGGTGGTGACGGATACGACCTCGAACGCCGCATCAATCCGCTTAGCAACGGCCGTACCGAACTCGTCACGTTCTGGAGTGGTATTCTGACCACCAATGGCAGCGGTGAGGCTAATTTCGACATCGCGATTCCACAATTTAGCGGCGACCTGCGCGTGATGGCCGTAGCCTATAAGGATGACGCCTTCGGCTCGGCCTCGGCCAACATGAAAGTGGCCGACCCGGTAGTGATCAGCACGGGCGCGCCGCGTTTCCTAAGTCCCAACGACGAACTGCTGCTACCCGTAAACGTGAGCAATACCGAGAAAAAAGCCGCTACCATGACCATTTCGCTGCAAACCAGCGGCCCGCTGGCGGCCGGCGATAAGTCCGTGCAAAGACTCACCATCCCGGCAGGCCAGGAAGCGCGGGCGCTGTTCAGCGTGAAAGCGGGTTCGGGTATCGGTCAGGGTAAAATCACGGTGAAAGTAGGCGCCTTTGGTGAAACCTTTGTGCAGGAAACCAACCTGACCGTGCGCCCGGCCTCACCGTTGCTCAAAACCAGCCAATCGGGTGTTATCGCAGCTGGCCAAACGGGTACCGTCGACCTGAACCACAGCTACCTGCCCGGCACGGCGCGTGCCCAGGTGACATTCAGCCGCTCGCCGCTGGTGCAGGGCGGTGGCAAGGCTTTGTCCACCCTGCTAGGGTACCCCTACGGTTGCCTGGAACAGACGCTTTCCAAGGCATTTCCGCAAATCTATTTTGCCGACCTCACCAAAGCCATGGCCGCGCCGGTGTACCTGGTACGTAACGGTGAAAGTGATTTTAACCCCGCCACCAACGTGCAGCAGGCTATTCGCAAGACCGAGACCCAGCAACTCTACAACGGCGGCCTGGCGATGTGGCCCGGTGCCTCGCGCGAAGACTGGTGGGTAACGGCCTACGCGGTGCATTTTCTGGAAGAAGCGCACCGCGCCGGGTTCGAGGTGAACGGGGCAACCATGAGCCGCGCCATTGAGTACCTCACGGCCAAGACAGGTACCACCGCCACCGAAGAGGTACCCGTCGCCACGGAGGACGGCAGTACCATCAAGGCCGTGAAGGCGCAGCGTGAGAGCCTGTATTCGCTTTACGTGCTGTCGCTCGTAGGCCAGCCCAACCGCCCGGCCATGAACTACTACAAGCAAAACCCCAATTTACTCACGCCCGACGCCCGCTACCTGCTGGCCGGAGCCTTCCAGCTCATTGGCGACTCCCGCAGTTTTGCAGCCCTGCTGCCCGCGAGGTACGAGAATGACAACGCGCCTGACACTTTCGGGGGTAGTTACGCCTCACCGCTCCGTAATCTGGGGCTGGTGCTGAATACCCTATTGGAAACCGCCCCCGACAATAACCAGATTATACCTTTGGCACGTCAGTTGTCCCAAGCCGTGGTGTCGGCTTCTTACCTCAACACCCAGGAAGCAGGCTTCGCCGTGCTGGCGCTTGGCAAACTTGCCCAGCGTACCTCCGGCTCTACCGTTACGGCTACCGTCGCCAGTAAGGGCAAGCAACTCGCCACGTTCGACGGCAAGGAACTGAGTCTGGCGAAGGATATTCTGAACCAGAAGTTAACGGTGAAAACCCAGGGCAAAGGCGATCTGTACTGGTTTTCGCAGACCGAAGGCCAATCGGCTACGGGCACTTACGTAGAAGAAGACAATGGCCTGCGCGTGCGGCGGCAGTACCTGACCCGGAACGGCAGCAGCGCGGGTAGTATCAAACAAAATGACCTGATCGTTGTGAAAGTGAGTGTGGCCAGCACCAGCGGTCTGCCCATCGAAAATGTAGTGGTGACCGACCTGCTGCCCGCTGCTTTCGAGATCGAAAACCCGCGCCTGACCGAGCCGCGCGATATGCCCTGGATCAAAAACGCCGCCACGCCCGACTACTTCGACATCCGAGATGACCGCATCCATTTCTTCACCACCGCCACCGCCCGCGAGCAGACGTTCTACTACCAGGTTCGCGTCATTTCGAAAGGTACTTTCACCGTCGGTCCCGTTGGGGCGGATGCGATGTACCAGGGCGAGTACCGGAGCTACTCGGGGGGAGGGAAGGTGACGGTGCAGTAG
- a CDS encoding family 20 glycosylhydrolase, translating to MMMKKITLLVLSVLFSLFAYAQDTFPVRGLAIAAPEKENVDRFVKFINEELAPRNINTLILRVDYNFKYKTHPELAQENGLSQADVDKMVAACQKHNIAIIPQVNLLGHQSWHSTLGKLLEVYPEFDETPGIQLPENYEWPNEDDLYCKSYCPLHPGVHKVVFEVMDEIVAAFKADAFHAGMDEVFYIGHEDCPRCQGRDKAELFAGELTKIRNHLALKNRRLWIWGDRLIDGKTTGIGLWEASYNNTYRAIDMIPKDVMICDWHYERPDPTAVYFAMKGLDVATSPWRNTPVALQQKQMMLDLRANATPEMKEHFTGIMQTVWSGAGGFLDRFYTESEEDSDAKCFKALFGKK from the coding sequence ATGATGATGAAAAAAATTACCCTGCTGGTCCTTTCTGTGCTGTTTTCCCTGTTTGCCTATGCGCAAGACACCTTTCCGGTACGGGGTCTTGCCATTGCCGCCCCGGAAAAAGAAAACGTGGATCGGTTCGTGAAATTTATCAATGAAGAACTCGCTCCCCGAAATATTAACACGCTCATCCTGCGGGTAGATTACAATTTCAAGTACAAAACGCACCCTGAACTGGCCCAGGAAAACGGCCTTTCGCAGGCCGACGTCGATAAAATGGTGGCCGCTTGCCAAAAACACAACATCGCCATCATTCCGCAGGTGAATTTATTGGGGCATCAGTCGTGGCATTCTACGCTTGGAAAATTACTGGAAGTCTATCCTGAATTTGACGAAACGCCGGGCATCCAACTACCCGAAAACTACGAGTGGCCCAATGAAGACGACTTGTACTGCAAAAGCTATTGCCCGTTGCATCCGGGCGTACACAAGGTAGTTTTCGAGGTCATGGACGAGATCGTCGCGGCGTTCAAAGCCGATGCCTTTCACGCCGGCATGGACGAAGTATTTTATATCGGCCACGAAGATTGTCCCCGCTGCCAGGGACGTGACAAAGCCGAACTATTTGCCGGTGAACTGACCAAAATCCGCAATCATCTGGCGCTGAAAAACAGGAGGTTGTGGATTTGGGGCGACCGCCTGATCGACGGCAAAACGACCGGAATTGGTCTTTGGGAAGCCAGTTATAACAACACCTACCGCGCCATCGATATGATTCCGAAAGATGTCATGATCTGCGATTGGCACTACGAGCGACCGGACCCCACCGCCGTCTATTTTGCCATGAAGGGCCTTGATGTAGCGACCTCGCCGTGGCGGAATACGCCTGTTGCGCTCCAGCAAAAACAGATGATGCTCGACCTCCGGGCCAATGCCACCCCGGAAATGAAAGAACATTTCACCGGCATCATGCAAACCGTCTGGAGCGGCGCGGGTGGTTTCTTAGATCGGTTCTACACCGAAAGCGAGGAAGACAGCGATGCAAAATGCTTCAAGGCGTTGTTTGGGAAAAAATAG
- a CDS encoding outer membrane beta-barrel protein, translating into MQKLLSILLLQLPLFVCYGQKTEISVQIHSGFSTYGGKSATATPSVFINDTGPPFYLIDSPYGKKSEFPYGFALQAQRLSSKNLLLGIRMGYDRFSTISHFDSYGAMGGRSSVEDGEVNLQTDLLWANPYFGYRLPVKNVRLDITAGFNVGSILKSTYIVSYENQSDFFEKQVDNYRINTKMDFGPTAGVSAEYKMVGIQASYCYGLVNYMRGLEYLPNAQAWVYSRYLRLGMSYRVK; encoded by the coding sequence ATGCAAAAGCTTCTATCCATTTTGTTACTGCAACTGCCGCTTTTTGTTTGTTATGGGCAAAAGACAGAAATTTCTGTTCAAATACATTCTGGTTTTTCTACCTATGGAGGAAAATCGGCTACTGCTACTCCATCCGTTTTTATAAATGACACGGGTCCCCCCTTTTACTTGATTGATTCTCCCTATGGCAAAAAAAGTGAATTTCCTTACGGATTTGCCCTACAAGCGCAGCGTCTATCAAGTAAAAATTTGCTTTTGGGTATAAGAATGGGGTACGATAGGTTCTCGACTATTTCTCATTTTGACAGCTATGGAGCCATGGGAGGTAGGTCGAGCGTTGAGGATGGAGAAGTCAATCTACAAACCGATTTGTTATGGGCGAATCCGTATTTTGGCTATCGTTTGCCAGTCAAAAATGTTCGCCTAGATATAACGGCTGGCTTCAATGTAGGATCAATATTGAAAAGTACCTACATCGTCAGTTATGAAAATCAATCCGATTTTTTTGAGAAGCAGGTAGATAATTACCGCATCAATACCAAAATGGATTTCGGCCCGACCGCCGGAGTATCCGCTGAATATAAAATGGTTGGGATACAGGCATCTTACTGCTACGGTCTGGTCAACTACATGAGGGGGTTGGAATACTTGCCCAACGCTCAGGCTTGGGTTTACTCGCGTTATTTGCGATTGGGGATGTCCTATAGGGTTAAGTAA
- a CDS encoding DUF6582 domain-containing protein, producing the protein MKKDPKIDSRDDVKPSEGERKYGNVKFADQTNKKYPIDTLEHVRAAWSYINHQDNAAK; encoded by the coding sequence ATGAAAAAGGACCCAAAGATTGACTCCCGTGACGACGTGAAGCCCTCTGAGGGCGAACGCAAATACGGAAATGTAAAGTTTGCCGACCAAACCAATAAAAAGTATCCGATCGATACGCTTGAACACGTCCGGGCGGCCTGGTCGTACATCAACCACCAAGACAATGCGGCAAAATAG